CGAGGCAGTCGGCGCCGTCCGCGAACCGCGCCATCCCCGCGAACGCCTCGGTGTCGCCCGAGAGCACCAGCGGCCCCTCGGCCGCCGGCGCGTCCGAACTCGGCGGCGAGAAGCGGTACGCGAACCCGTCCATCGAGTGGCGCGTCTCGCGGGCGGTCACGTCGAACCCGCCGGCGGCGAACGGGCGGGACGCCGACACCTCGCGGACCGCGAGGTCGATCCGGCCGTCGAGGTAGTCGTGGACGTCGAGGAGGCCGTCGACGAGCGACTTGGTGCCCGCGGGACCGACCACTTCGAGGTGTTCCTCGCCGGCGAGCCAGCGCGCCTTCAGGAGCGGGAGGAGCGCGGCGACGTGGTCGAGGTGGTGGTGGGTGAGGAGGACGGTCGAGACGCCTTCGTAGCCGGTGTCGGTGCCGGCGAGCCGCTGGAGGACACCGCTGCCGCAGTCGACCAAGAGGGAGCGGTCGCCGTCGTCGAGGAGGTACCCGGCCTGCGCGCGGTCGGGGACCGGCATCGCGCTGCCGGACCCGAGGACGGTGAGTTCCATGCGGACGGGTCGCGTCCGGATCCACCTAATTGGCTCGGCCGCGCGGAACCGGACGACCGCGGTCGGCGTCGGCCGGGTCCGGCCCGGCGGCGGGACTACTTTATCAGGAACACCGGCACCGACGCGTCGTCGGCGACGCGGTCGGAGACGCTCCCGAGCGACCGGATCCGCTCGCGCGGCGACTTCCCCTCGGGGCTCATCACGATCACGTCGATGCCGTTCTCGTCGGCGTACGCGACGATTTCGGTGTCCGGCGTGCCGTGGGCGATGTGCGTCTCGACGTCGAGACCGGCCTCGGCGGCCGCCTCGGAGACGGTCTCGACCGCGTCTTCGCCCTGCGCTTCGAGGTCCGCGACGACCTCGTCGTGGAGGTCGCCGGAGTTGGCGGCCGCGATCCGCTGGTCGACGACGTACAGCGCGTGGACCGTCGCGCCGTGGTCGCTCGCGAGCCGTATCGCGTGGTCGAGCGCGCGGTCGACCGCCTCGCTTCCGTCGGTCGGCACCAATATCTCGTCGTACATGCGCCAACGTTCGCCCGGTACCGGCTTAACGATGGGGCCTCGGTACAGGACTCTGAAAGCGCTATCCGCCGCGCCAGCGGCCGCCGATCTCCTCGCGCCGCATGCTGTCGGCCTCGCCGTCGCGGAAGACGCTGACGCGGCCGGTCTCCTCGCTCAGCGTCACCGTCGCGACGACCTCCGGGCGCACGGAGGTCTCTATCGCGCTCATGTGGCGCGACCCCATCCACGGCTCGTAGCTCACGTCGTCGACGAGGTCGGCCTCCTCGTCGCGGGTGCCGAGGTCGCGGAACCGGACCATCTGGGTCTCTATCTCGCCGTCGACCGCGACGACGATCCCGCCGTCCTGCGTGACGCTCACCGATTCCGCGGCGGCCGCGAACCCTCCCTCGTCGAAGACGGACGAACAGGCGTCGCGCGGCCAGCGGTTGTCGCCCATCGGGTCGGCGTACGCGCCGTAGTCGCTGTCGCCGATGACGGCGAAGTACAGCCCCGGCCCCTTCACGTGCGGTTCCTCCCACCCGTCGAAGGACACGCTGACGTGTCCGGCGCAGTAGGTCAGCCGGTCGACGACCTCGCGCACGCGCTCGTGGTCGCCGTAGTCGATGGCGAGGCCGCTCATCGCGGTCGCTCCGCTCGGTTCGGTCGTCCGCCGCGGTTGCCGCCGTCGGTCACGACCGAAGGGACGAGCCCCCGGTATATAAGGGCAGCCGAGTACGTCGGGGTCGCGATCCGCGGTCGGGGTCACGGACGGCGGGCCCGCTCGCGCCGCGCTCGCTCCGGGCGCTCGCTACCGCCGCCACTCCGTGAACAGCCGCGTGTCGAACCGGTCGGCGCGGACGAGACCGACGCCGAACGCGGCCGCGACCGCGGCGGGCAGGGGGTTCCCGAACCAGACGTTGATCGAACCCCAGAGGATCACGAAGCTCACCATATCGTCGAGCATGAACTCGCAGTCCCGGAGCCGCTCGCGGATCGCCGCCGCCGCGAAGGCGCGGTCGAGCGTGACCACCGCGACGACCGCCGACAGCACCCAGCCCGCGTAGTTCGAGAGGGGGACGCCGTAGAACGCCCCGCCGCCGAAGTTCCAGAAGCCGAGCGACACCGCGCCGGGGTCCAACACCACGTCCATCGCGACGACGACCGGGATCACCGTCGCCAGCCGGACCCACACGCTGTCGGCTCGCGGCCCGAGCAGCAGCAGGCACAGCAGGTAGGCGTTCATCACGAGCGGGATGAAGAAGACGGGGAGCGCCACCGGCACGCCCCCGAGCATCGGCCCGAGGTCCACCGTGTACGCGAACTCGCCGTACGGCCACCCGGTCGCGACGCCGACGGATTCGATGAGGTACGTGTACGCGATGAGGACGCCGATCCAGCCGAGCGCGCGGCGGTCGACCGTCGGCAGCACGCCGACGACGAGCGGCGACCGCATCACGAGCACGCCGAACAGCACGAACCACGGATGGAACGCGAACGGCTCGGGGATCCAGCCCTCGGCGCTGCCGACGAGCGCGATAGCCCCCACGAGCGGGAAGACGACCGCGATGGTGAAGCGGTTCTCCCGGACGAGCCGGTCGAGCAGCGCCTCGGCCTCGCGGCGCGTGTCCGGCGCGCGTTCGCGGAGCGCGTCGAACCCCGACCCGGTCGTCGTCGTCGCGGCGCCGCCCCTAGACTCGCCGCCGACCGACCCCGCCTCCGGCGAGCCGCCCTCCGCCGACCCGCCGCCGTCGGCGTCGGTCACGGCAGCGCCTCCCAGAGCGGGTACACCCGCCAGAGGCCGCCCATCGACAACAGCGTGCCGACGACGGTGTTCAGCGCCGGGAACCACCAGTAGGCGCGGTCGACCGACACCGACGAGCGCGCGACCCACGCGACGAAGACGGGGTACACCCCGAGCAGCGCGCCGAGCCGGGGGTCGACGAGCCAGAAGCCGGCGGCCGCGGCGGCCCACGCGGCGAAGCAGTAGGCGTACGTCCGCCCCTCGCCCAGCACCGTCGCGGTCGTGTCGATCCCGGCCGCCCGGTCCGGCTCGATGTCGGGGATGGCGGAGAACGTGTGCATCCCCATCGTCCAGAGCCACGCTCCGGCGAGCGCCGCGAGCGGCGGGTGCGCGCCCGCGACCGTCGCGTACGCCGCCGCGCCGGGGAGCGCGTACAGCCCGTTCGACAGCGAGTCGAGGAACGGCGTCGTCTTGAACCGCGCCGGCGGCGCGCTGTAGCCGACCGCCAAGACGAGGAACCCGAGCAGGTACGGCCACGCGACCCGGGGCGTGATCGCGAGCGTCGCGAGCCCGAGGAGGCCCGACGCGACGACCGCGGCGACGACGAGCCGGCTCCCCCGCCAGCGCGCCTCCCGGTCCTCCTTCTTCGGGTTCAGCTCGTCGATGTCGGCGTCGAACACGTCGTTGACGCCGTAGAGGAACACGTTCGCCGGCACGAGGAAGTACGCCGCGAGCGTGACCGTGACGGGCGTGAACAGCCCGCTCACGGCGTCGATCCCGTAGGTGACGCCGACCGCGACCGGTCCGGCGAGGTAGAGCCAGAAGCGCGGCCGCGACAACACCAGCAGGTACCGGAGCCCCTCGCTCCCGCTCCCGGCGGATCGGTTCTGGTCGCTCACGGCGGTCATCACACGTCGTCGTCGGCCATCGCTTCCGCGGTCAGCCCCCCGCTGATGAGACACATCGGGACGCCGATGCCGGGCGTCGTCGTCGACCCGGTGAAATAGAGCCCGTCGACCGCGTCGGAGGTGTGCGGCGGGCGCAGCAGCGACGTCTGGGTGAGCGTGTGCGCCAGCCCCAGCGCGCTGCCCGCGTAGCTGTTGTACCGGTCAGCGAAGTCGTCGACGGAGAACGTCTCCTCGACGACGACCCGGCCGCGGAGGTCGGTGTCGGTGTTCGCCGCGATGTCGTCGATCACGAGGTCGCGGTACCGGTTGCGGATCTCCGGGGTGTCGGCCAGCCCGGGGGCGATCGGGACCAAGGCGAAGAGGTTGCTGTGTCCCTCCGGCGCGACCGTGTCGTCGGTCTTCGAGGGGACACAGAGGTAGTAGGCGGGGTCGTCGGGCCACTCGGGGTCGTCGAATATCTGCTCGAAGTGCTCGTCCCAGTCGGTCGGGAGGACGAGCGTGTGGTGTTCGAGGTTCGGCACGTCGCCCTCGACGCCGAGGTATAACAGGAACGCGGAGGGGGCGTACGTCCGCGACTCCCAGTACTCCTCGGTGTACTGCCGCTTCCGCTCCGGGAGCAGCTCCTGCTCGGTGTGCGCGTAGTCGGCGTCGGAGACGACGCGGTCCGCGAGGTAGCGCTCGCCGTTCTCGGTGTCGACCGCGAAGGCGCCGTACCGCCCCTCGATCCCCGTCACCTCCGCGTCGGTGACGAACTCGACGCCGAGGTCCTCCGCGAGCTCGACGATGCCGTCGACGACGGCGCCGATCCCCCCGTCGGGGTAGTAGACGCCCATGTTGTAGTCGACGTGGCTCATCAGGTTGTACAGCGCCGGCGTGTTCGTGGGTGAGCCGCCGAGGAAGACGAGCGTGTACTGCATCAGCTGCTGGAGCTTCGGGTGGTCGAAGTAGTCCTCGACGTGCCCCTGCATCTTCCCGAGCAGCGAGAGGCCCCACGAGTAGCGCAACACGTCGGTGTCGACGTAGTCGCGCAGCCGCGGCCGGTCCTCGTAGACGAAGTGTTCCATCCCGATCTCGTAGGTCCGCTGGGACTCCTCCAGATACGCGTCGAACGCCTCGCCCGCGCCCGGCTCGTACGACTCGAATATCTCTCGGTTCGCCTCGCGGTCCGGCAGCACGTCGACCTTGTCCCCGTCCTTCCAGAACACGCGGTAGTGGGGGTCGAGCCGCTCTAACTCGTAGAACTCGTCGGGCGACCGCCCGAAGTGACCGAAGAACCGCTCGAAGACGTCCGGCATCAGGTACCACGACGGCCCCATGTCGAACTGGAAGCCGTCGACTTCGAGCCGGCTGGCGCGGCCACCGAGCTGCTCGTTTTTCTCCAGTAGCGTGACGTCCGCGCCGGCGTCCGCGAGGTAACAAGCCGTCGAGAGTCCGCCGAATCCGCCGCCGATAACGACGACCGACTCGCCGGCAACGCTGTCGATGTTCGGGACCACGTCCATATGAGATCGTACGGGCGGCTCCGGTATAAATCCGGCCAGACGCGGCGGCGGAGCGTCCCTGACACGTTCGGGGAACCCGGTCGCGACGGGGGAGAGGCGACGCGTCACGCGACGCGGAAGCGACGCGGAGGCGACGCGGAAACGGTTGGCCGGGCGACCCGAGTCGGACGGCGCTGAACCGAGTGGATACGACTAAGTTGCGGCCGCGCGTACCGGTTTCCACATGGATCTGACGGTCGCGATCACCGGAGCAACGAGCGGGATCGGACGAGCCGTCGCGGAGGCGTTCGTCGACGAGGGGGCGTTCGTCGCCGTCTCCGGACGCGACGGCGCGGCAGTCGATCGGACCGTCGCGGCGCTGAACGGCGAGGGAGACGACGCGGAAGGCGGAGACGAGCCCTCTGAGGGGGCCGACGGCGGCGAGCGCGGCGCCGCCTGGGGCGACCGCGTCGACGTGCGCGACGAACTCGACCTCGAACGGTTCTTCGAGCGCGTCGCCCGCGAGGCCGGCCGGATCGACGTCGCCTTCGCGAACGCCGGCGTGTTCCACGGCGAACCGGGCGAGCGACCGACGACGGAGGTCACGTACGCCGACTACGACGACACGATGCGGACGAACGCGCGCGGCGCGTTCGCCACGATACGCGAGGCGGTCCCCCACCTGGCGGACGACGCGCGCGTCCTCGTCCCGTCGGGCGCCGTCGCGGCCGAGTCGAAGCCGGGCATGGGCGCGTACGCGGTGTCGAAGGCGGCCGCCGAGGCGGTCGCGCGCGGCTTCGCCGCCGACCTCGACGCGACCGTCGGCGTCGTCGACCCCGGCCTCGTCGCCACCGACCTCACCGGGAAGGAGCGCGCCCGCGACCCCGAGAGCGTCGCGCCGCTGTTCGTCTGGGCCGCGACCGAGGCCCCGGCCGAGGACCTGAACGGGGGACGGCTCGGGCTGCGGGAGTGGAAGACGGCGACGCGGTAGCGGAGCAGCCGGTGTCCGGGCGCGAGCGCGTTCCGGCCGCTGCCGGCGCTCGCCCGCGCCGGATCGCAGGCCCCGGCGCTCAGACCCGCGACACGCGCTCGTCGACGTCGACCGCCGGCGGGTCGGCCGCCGTCGACGCCACCGCGTCCATGAACGCGGTCCGGTAGCTGGCCGGGCCGGCCGGCGACGCCTCGGCCGCGCGCTCCCCGGCGAGCCCGTACGCGGTCGTCGCGACGAGGGCCGCCTCGGTCGCCGCCTCGACCGGTCTGTCCGCGCGGGAGACCAGCGCGGTCACCGTCCCGAGCGTGCTCGCGAGCATACAGCCCGATCCGACGAACGAGCCCATGCGCTCGTGGCCGACGGCGACCTCGTACGCGCCGCCGTCCGGGCCGGCGACGACGTCGACTTTCCCCGACGCGACGACGGCCGCGCCGGTCTCGCTCGCCAGCGCCTCTGCGGCGGCCGCGACGCCCGATTCCTCGCCGACGGACTCGACGCCCCGGACCGTCGCCTCCTCGCCCGCGAGGCCGCGGATCTCCCCGGCGTTCCCCTTGATCGCGTCGAACGCGACCGCGTCGAGGAGCCGCCCGACCGACTCGACGCGGTGCGGCGTCGCGCCGTAGCCGACGGGGTCGAGGACGACCGGGACGCCCGCCTCGTTCGCCCGCTGGCCGGCGTCGACCATCGCGTCGACGTCCGGGCGGCTCGCGGTCCCGGTGTTTATCACGACGGCGTCGGCGCCGGCCGCCATGTCGCCGGCCTCGGCCGGCGCGTCCGCCATCACCGGGAGCCCGCCCCAATGGAGGGTGACGTTCGCCGTCTCGCTCGTCGTCACGGCGTTCGTGAGGTGGTGGACGAGCGGCGACGCCTCTCCGACCGCCGACAGCGTCCGCCGGAGGCGGTCGGCGTCGAACCCGGCGAGCGGGTCGTCTCCGTCAGACATCCGCGACCGCCCCCGCGAGTGCCGCCGTCGCCGCCTCCGGGTCGTCGGCCGCCGTGATCGCGGACAGGGCCGCCACGCCGGTCGCGCCCGCCTCGACGACGGGCGCGGCGTTGCTCGCGTCTATCCCGCCGATCCCGATCACCGGGAGGTCGACCGCGTCCGCGATCGCGGCGATCCGCTCGGTGCCGACCCCGTTCCGCTCGTCCGGCACGTCCTTCGAGGCCGTCGCGTACACGGCGCCGACGCCGAGGTAGTCCGCGCCCGCGGCCTCGGCTTCCCGCGCCTGTCCGACCGTCGAGGCCGAGACGCCGACGACCGCCGACTCGCCCAGCCGCTCGCGGGCGACCGACACCGGCAGGTCGGACTGCCCGAGGTGGACGCCGTCGGCGTCGACGGCGGCCGCGAGGTCGATCCGGTCGTTGACGAGCAGCGGGACGTCCGCCTCCGCCGTCAACTCGCGGAGCCGAAGCCCCGTCTGGTAGCGCTCGCGGTCGGTGTGCCCCTTGTCGCGCAGCTGGACGACGTCGACGCCGCCGTCCAGCGCGGCCGCGACGACCTCGGTCGTCGTCCGCCCCGCGGAACGGCTCGCCGCCGTTACGAGATACGCCTGCCACTCGTTGATATTCACGTGTGATATCGGGCGGTGGCGGCGTGAAAACGGTTGCGTTCCGAACGTCGGGCGCGTCGCTCGACTGCGACCGGGGCGGTCGCGAGTCGAGCGGGTGCGCCGGGACGGACAGACACAAGCCGACGCGACCCGTACCGTGATCAAATGCTGTCCCGGCTCCGGAACGGCGCCGCTCGCGCCGGCGAAGCGGTCGCAGCCGCGCTCGACCGGGCCGGCGTCATCGACCGGTCGCGGCTGGACGAGACGATGGGCCTCGCGTGGCCCCGGATCGTGACCGGGTTCGCGATCATGTCGAAAAACACCGTGGACCTCGCGGTGATCGGGCACGCGGTCGGCGTCTCGGCGGTCGCGGGGATGGGGTATGCGTTCGCGTTCTGGCAGTTGGCGAAGTTCGTCTCCATCGGCCTCGCCGGCGGCACCGTCTCGCTCGTCTCGCAGAACTACGGCGGCGACGAGCGCGGGCGGGCCGGGCTGGTCGTCAAGCAGTCGCTGATCGTGGCCGCGCTGCTCGTCGCGCCCATCGTCGCGGGCTACGTCCTCGGCGCGGAGCGGTTGGTCGGTCTCGTCGGCGGCGATGGGGCGGCGCTGTCCGCGGGGACCACCTACCTCGTCGTCACGGCGCCCGCGCTCGCCTTCGAGTTCTTCAACATGATCGCCAGCCGGACGTACGCCGGCGTCGGGGACACCCGCACCCCGATGGTCGCGCGCGCCGGCGGGGCGCTGTTGAACGTCGTCCTCACGGCGTGGCTCGTCCTCGGCGCCGGGCTGGGCGTGTTCGGCGCCGGCCTCGGCACCGCGGTCTCCATCGCCGCGGTCGCGCTGGTCCTCGCGTGGGGGATGACCGGCCGGTCTTACTTCGGCCGCGGCGCCTCGCCCGTCCCGGTCGGCCGCTCCGGGCCGTGGTTCGACGCCGGGTTGACCCGTCAGCTGCTCCGGGTGTCCGCGCCGCTCGTCGCGCGCCGGGTGGCCGAGGGCGTCGTGGTGTTCCCGCTCCTGTGGATCGCGTCGTCGTTCGGCTCCGCGACGGTCGCCGCCTTAGAGGTCGGCCGCCGGGTGCGGGCGCTGCTCGGCTCGTTCAGCTGGGGGTTCTCGATCGCCGCGAGCACGCTCGTCGGCCAGCGGCTCGGGGCCGGCGAGGAGTCGCTCGCGACCGCGTACGGCCGCGACGTGATCGCCCTGTCGGCGGTCGTCTACGTCCTCGCCTCGGCCGCGGTGATCGCCGCCGCGGCGCCGATCGCCGGGGTGTTCGTCGACGACCCGACCGCGGTGGGCGCCACCGCGGCGTTCGTCGTCGCGGCCGCGGTGAGCGCGGTGCCGCTCGGCGTCGACGGATCGATCACCGGGTCGCTGCGCGGCGCGGGCGACACGCGGTGGCCGTTCGTCGCGTCGCTGATCGGGCTGTACGCGTTCGCGCTCCCGGTCGCGCTCGTCGGGCTGGTCACGCCGCTCGGCGTCGGCGGGCTGTACGCGGCGCTGGTGGCGGAGAAGCTCGTCCCGGCCGGGCTGAACGGCTACCGGTTCCGGTCGAACCGCTGGCAGGCGGTCAGCCGACGGTATCGGCCCGACGCGGGCGAGGCGGAAGAAGAGGTGGGGTGACCCCCGACGCGCTGCGGTCTCGTCTCGAAGCGCAGGACGCGGGCCGCCGGTCGCGGACGGGCGACCTACTCGCCGTCCGCGACCTCCTCGACCATCTCGACGCTCCCGGTGAGCTGCCGGTGGACGTACGGCATGTCGATGCCGGCCTCGTCGAACGCCTCCTTCACCGCGGTGACGTACTCGGACCGGACCCGGACGAAGTCGCCGCGGTCGGGGTCTTCGATCCACCACCGCGACTGGAGCCCGACGGCCGAGTCACCGAGTTCGACCACGCGGACGGAGACGCCCGGGTCGTCGAGGATCTCCGCGTGCGCCTCTGCCTTCTCGACGATGATGTCGGTGGCCTCCTCGATGTCGTCGTCGTAGCCGATCCCGAAGACGAACTTCTGTCGGAGCGTATCGTAGGCGACGGGGTTCGTCACCGCGTTGTTCGCGAGGTCGCCGTTCGGCACGGTGATGAGCTCGTTGTCGAACGTCCGAATACGCGAGACCCGCAGGTCTATCTCCTCGACGCGACCGGACCGGCCGCCCCACTCGATCCAGTCGCCCACCTCGAACGGCCTGTCCTTGAGGATGAACACGCCGGCGACGAAGTTGCCGAGGAGGTCCTGCGCGGCGAAGCCGACCGCGAGTGCGATGGCGCCGCCGAACACCGCGAACGCGGAGAGGAAGCTCCCGTAGCCCCCCACCGCGAAGCCGATCGCAATCGCCGCGACCCAGACGACGGCGTTGAGCACGTTCGTCCCGAGGCTCAACACGGCCTCGTCGAACCCGCGCGACCTGACGACCCGCCGAAGCCCGGGAATCAAGACGAGCTTTCCGAGCAGCAACACGACGACGAAGCCGGCGACGAACCGGAGCGCCGTCCCCGCGAGCGCGCCCACGTCGACCACGTTCGTGACCGCGTCGAGCTGTAAGGGATACATCGTCCCGTCTTTGCGGCGACTATATAAAGAAGCTACTGGCGGCGCGGTTGTTTACGTCCGGTTCGACGGCGGAGTCGATGGGTCGCCGGCCCGCCGGTCGCTCCGGGCCGCGAGCGACGGGGTTCGCGCCTCAGTCGCTCCGGACGGCGAGCGGCCCGTCGCCGCGCGCGACCGCGCGCAGTCGTCGCCCGTGGACGTCGTCCGCGGCGACCCGCTCCCGGACCGCCGGCGGGATCCACGCCTCGCGGCCGTCGGGTTCGGGGGCCGGGTCGACCCCCGCGGGTCGGATCCCGTCGGGGAGGTACCGGGCGTACGTTGGGAGGCGTTCGCGGAGCGGCACGCCGCCGGCGTCCGCGACGGCCTCAAGTTCGCGGAGGTCCGGCCACTCGTACGCCGGGTTGATGTAGTCGTCCGTCACCGGCGAGACGCCCCCGAGGTCGTCGATACCGCAGTCGACGAGGTCGGCGGCCGGCGAGAGGTTCGGCGGCACTTGGACCGACACCTCCGGCGGCAGCGCCGCGCGGGCCATCGCGACGACCCGGCGCATCGTGTCGAGGTCAGGCCTCGGGAAGTCCGAGCGCTCGTTGGGGACGACGTTCTGCACGATCACCTCCTGAACGTGGTCGTGCCGTTCGTGGAGCGCGCGGATCGCGAGCAGGCTCTCGGCCCGGTCGCGCCACGCCTCCCCGATGCCGACGAGGATGCCGGTCGTGAACGGGACGCCCTGCCGCCCGGCCGCGCGGACGGTGTTGAGCCGCTGGCCGGGCGTCTTTCGTCTGCCCCCCGAGTGCGCGTCGACGTCGGCCGTCGTCTCCAGCATGACGCCCATCGACGCGTTCACCTCGCGGAGGTCGCGGAACTGCGACTCCGTGAGGTCGCCCGGGTTCGAGTGCGGGAGCAGCCCCTCCTCCAGGGCTATCTCGCAGGCCCGGTAGAGGTACTCGTGGATCGAGTCGAACCCCCACTCCGCGAGCGTCTCGTGGATCTCGGTGTACCGCTCGTCGGGGGCGTCTCCGAAGGTGAAAAGCGCCTCCGTACAGCCCGCGTCGGCGCCGACGCGGCACTGGTCGCGCACCTCCTCGGGCGACAGCAGCGACGCCTCGCCGGGGACGTCGTAGTAGGTGCAGTACGTACAGGTGTACCGGCACGCCGTGGTGAGCGGGATGAACACGTTGCGCGCGAAGGTCAGCCGGTCGGCGGCGTCGACGTCGGCGGGGCGGACCGAGAGCAGCCGCTCGACCGCCCGCTCGTCGACCGTCACGTCGACGTCGTACTCGTCGGCTCCGGCGAACACGCCCGTCACTCGCGGTCGGCGTTCAAAAAGGATCGCGGTTCCGGATCCCTCGATGACACCGGATCCGGTTACGTCGGCGCCGGACGGCGGGAGCCAGCGATTTCGAGACTCACTCCCGGGTGACCGCGACGCGCCCCTCGGACGCGTCGAGCGCGAAGCCGGCCTCGCGGAGCCACGTCGCCGCGCGCCCCTCGCCGTGGACCAGCACCTCCGCGAGGTCGTCGGGTTCGTCGACGTCGGTCCCGAGCCGGTGGGAGTCGACCGCGGCGAACGCCGCGCCGACCTCGGCCGCGATATCGCGGTGGTCGAGGTACGACGCGCCGTGGTAGTCGACCCGGAACTCAGGATGGGAAGCGACGAACGCGTTCGTTCCGCCGCCCCGCCCCGGCGCCACCGCGACGTCCGCGTCACGGCCCGCGTCGAAGAGTCGGCCGAGCGCCGCCGGGGTGGCGAGCGCGAGGTCCGCCATCACCACCGCGACCGGTTCAACGGCTGTTCCGCGTTCGCTGTCCGCTCCCAACCGCGCGTCCAGCGCCGCGTTCACGGCGTCCGTCAGCGGGCGGTCGTCGACGGTGACCGGGCGGTCGACGTCGACCGCGTCGGTCGCGAGGACCCGCGGCTCCCCGCCGGCGGCGGCGACCGCCTCCAGCACGTCGTCGAGCATCGCCCGCGCGAATTCGCGTCGCTCGTCGGGCGAGAGGACGCCCGAGAGCCGCGACTTCGGGCGGTCAGTCGAAAAGGGAACGATGACCTCCATCGCGAGCGGCGGCTGGCCTAGAACAGGGATTCCAGCTCGTCGCTGTCGTCGCTGACGAGCTCGTCGAGGTTCTCGTCGCTCTCCTCGCGGATCTCGTCTAAGTTGTCCTGCGCCTCGATGGCGACCTGCTGGAGCTCCTTGATCCGCGGGACGTTCGTGACGCCCGCGAGCAGGATGACGGTCGCGACGAAGCCGGCGCCGCGGTACGGGTAGTCCCCGCCCCGGACCTCCATCGAGCCGGTCTGCTCTTCGAGCCACTTGCGGCCGCGCTCGATACCCTTCCGGTTGAGGTACTCCGGCGGGCCGGCGAGCACGAGCAGCGCGCGCTCCGCCCCTTCGATCTCACAGGGGAGCGTGAGCCGGCCGAGCGCCGCCTTGCGGACGAGGCTGGTGATCCGGTTCGTGGTGTGTGCGCTGTCGAGCTCCTCGTCGTCCCCGTCGTCGCGCAGCCGCGAGAGCAGGCCGCCCGAGGAGCGCTCCTCGACCTCCTCCTCCGCGTAGCCGACCGTGGAGACGCCGCCCCCGGAGAGCGTGTTGATGATCTCCGAGGAGTCGACGACGCTCTCCGCGACCTCCTGGCCCTGCTGGATCTCGCCGGCGCCGAACAGGATGCCGAACCGGCGGACGATCTCCTCGTTGATCTCCTCGTAGCCGCCCTGAACGGACTCGCCCGTCTTCCGCCACGCGTCGTTGTCGAACACCATCAGGTTGTCCACCTCGCGGACGAACGTCTGGAACGAGCGGGCCGCGTTGAGGGTGTAGATGCCCCCCTCGTCGC
The sequence above is a segment of the Halorubrum sp. 2020YC2 genome. Coding sequences within it:
- a CDS encoding mechanosensitive ion channel family protein, with translation MYPLQLDAVTNVVDVGALAGTALRFVAGFVVVLLLGKLVLIPGLRRVVRSRGFDEAVLSLGTNVLNAVVWVAAIAIGFAVGGYGSFLSAFAVFGGAIALAVGFAAQDLLGNFVAGVFILKDRPFEVGDWIEWGGRSGRVEEIDLRVSRIRTFDNELITVPNGDLANNAVTNPVAYDTLRQKFVFGIGYDDDIEEATDIIVEKAEAHAEILDDPGVSVRVVELGDSAVGLQSRWWIEDPDRGDFVRVRSEYVTAVKEAFDEAGIDMPYVHRQLTGSVEMVEEVADGE
- the cofG gene encoding 7,8-didemethyl-8-hydroxy-5-deazariboflavin synthase subunit CofG: MFAGADEYDVDVTVDERAVERLLSVRPADVDAADRLTFARNVFIPLTTACRYTCTYCTYYDVPGEASLLSPEEVRDQCRVGADAGCTEALFTFGDAPDERYTEIHETLAEWGFDSIHEYLYRACEIALEEGLLPHSNPGDLTESQFRDLREVNASMGVMLETTADVDAHSGGRRKTPGQRLNTVRAAGRQGVPFTTGILVGIGEAWRDRAESLLAIRALHERHDHVQEVIVQNVVPNERSDFPRPDLDTMRRVVAMARAALPPEVSVQVPPNLSPAADLVDCGIDDLGGVSPVTDDYINPAYEWPDLRELEAVADAGGVPLRERLPTYARYLPDGIRPAGVDPAPEPDGREAWIPPAVRERVAADDVHGRRLRAVARGDGPLAVRSD
- the cofC gene encoding 2-phospho-L-lactate guanylyltransferase, with protein sequence MEVIVPFSTDRPKSRLSGVLSPDERREFARAMLDDVLEAVAAAGGEPRVLATDAVDVDRPVTVDDRPLTDAVNAALDARLGADSERGTAVEPVAVVMADLALATPAALGRLFDAGRDADVAVAPGRGGGTNAFVASHPEFRVDYHGASYLDHRDIAAEVGAAFAAVDSHRLGTDVDEPDDLAEVLVHGEGRAATWLREAGFALDASEGRVAVTRE
- a CDS encoding MATE family efflux transporter, producing MLSRLRNGAARAGEAVAAALDRAGVIDRSRLDETMGLAWPRIVTGFAIMSKNTVDLAVIGHAVGVSAVAGMGYAFAFWQLAKFVSIGLAGGTVSLVSQNYGGDERGRAGLVVKQSLIVAALLVAPIVAGYVLGAERLVGLVGGDGAALSAGTTYLVVTAPALAFEFFNMIASRTYAGVGDTRTPMVARAGGALLNVVLTAWLVLGAGLGVFGAGLGTAVSIAAVALVLAWGMTGRSYFGRGASPVPVGRSGPWFDAGLTRQLLRVSAPLVARRVAEGVVVFPLLWIASSFGSATVAALEVGRRVRALLGSFSWGFSIAASTLVGQRLGAGEESLATAYGRDVIALSAVVYVLASAAVIAAAAPIAGVFVDDPTAVGATAAFVVAAAVSAVPLGVDGSITGSLRGAGDTRWPFVASLIGLYAFALPVALVGLVTPLGVGGLYAALVAEKLVPAGLNGYRFRSNRWQAVSRRYRPDAGEAEEEVG
- a CDS encoding tubulin/FtsZ family protein, with product MKLAMIGFGQAGGKVVDKFLEYDKRTGSEIVRAAAAVNTAKADLMGLEHIAEDQRVLIGQSRVKGHGVGADNELGAEIAEEDIDEVQGAIDSIPVHEVDAFLVVAGLGGGTGSGGAPVLAKHLKRIYTEPVYGLGILPGSDEGGIYTLNAARSFQTFVREVDNLMVFDNDAWRKTGESVQGGYEEINEEIVRRFGILFGAGEIQQGQEVAESVVDSSEIINTLSGGGVSTVGYAEEEVEERSSGGLLSRLRDDGDDEELDSAHTTNRITSLVRKAALGRLTLPCEIEGAERALLVLAGPPEYLNRKGIERGRKWLEEQTGSMEVRGGDYPYRGAGFVATVILLAGVTNVPRIKELQQVAIEAQDNLDEIREESDENLDELVSDDSDELESLF